CCCTTTGCGCAGGGTGCCCAGCCGCGGGCTGCTCCCCTTGACCATGCGGAAGACGCGGGCGTAGAGCACCGTGATGGACACCAGGATGGCCAGGAAGACGGTGATGCAGAAGAGGATGTAGCTCTTGGAGAAGAGCGGCAGAACGGTGGAGCAGTTGTCCAGCCTGTCCAGGCAGTTCCAGCCCAGGAtcggcagcagccccagcagcaccGAAGCCGCCCAGGTGGCCCCCACCAGCAGGAACATACGGGCCTTCTTGTCGCTGTGGTGGGGCTTCCTGCGGCTCATGGTGATGTGCCGCTCGACGGCGATGGCCAGCAGGCTGAAGACGGAGGCGGCCAGCGTGATGAAGACGCCCGCCTCCCGGAGGAACCACAGCAGCGGGGTGAGCTGCAGGGTGGTGGCGCCCGACATGGCGATGTTGGCTGTGTAGGCCAGGCCGGCCAGCAGATCCGACAGGGTCAGGTTGCCCAGCAGGTAGAACATGGGCGAGTGGAACTTCTTGTTCCTCCAGATGGCCAGGAGCACCACCAGGTTCTCCAGCACGATGAGGGCGCAGACAGCCAGGAAGGCCACCGCATCGGCCTTCAGGCCGCCCTTGTACTTGCCGCTGGCCTGCAGCTTCCCCGTGTAGTTGTAATGCAGGGAGATGAGCTCATTGTTGTGATACTCCCGGTAGAGCCGGACCAGCCGGGCTGGGGACTCCGCCGTGATCAGCTCCATGCCGGTGGCCGCCGCGGGTGCTACATGGCGCGGCCCTGCCCGCTCCGGCTCGCCAGCAGCAGGGGCTCTCCTGCTTGCCACGGGGGGTGCTGCTGTGGCTCAGCGGCGGGGGGACGCTCGGGTGTGGggcatccccagccccccaggagaGCACTGTGAAGAGGGGAAGAGGGACATCAGGACCCTGGGGCCATGTACCGGCCTCTGGGCGCCCAGGGGGCTGCAATTGAAGGGGCAGGCTCCACCAGGGCCATGGagaatgcagggggctggggggcagaacTCCACACAGGGGCTGGTATTGGGGGGCTCCCCTGGATCACCCCATGCTACCTCCCCCACACAGAGCTCCTGCTCTCGCCTCTCACCCcccaacaccctgcaccccccagccactTCCCCCACCACACATATCTGTACTTGGACATCACAGACCGCTGTGTATGCACCCCCCCGAACCCCCCCAGCCTGTGAACCCGGCGGGATGCTCCCCCTCCATGCCCTCAGTCTTCAGGCAGCCAGAAGAGCCGCCAGTTCCCGGCTCTGCCCTGCGTCGCCTGCTTTCTGCAGTGCGTCTGGGGCTGCGCACGGTGCTGTGCTCTGGCCCTCACGCCCCAAGTATTCAAAGCACCAGGAATCCCAGCGCCGGCTCCCCACTCCCCCGCTGGCTCTGCCCACTCCTCGCTTGGCATCGGTGCCCTGCCGCTTTGCAGCAACTGGTGCCCCCTCAGGCTAGCAGGGTGTGGGCGTCTCAATCTCCAGGGCATCgcgctctgattggctgccaggcagctgggaAGGGATCAGCTGATGCCCTGTGCAAAATGAGGGGCACTGGAGTCTGGGGGGACCtttgcctggggtggggggctgatccaaagcccaggaaGGTGAcggaaagcccccccccccacccctgcagagcAGCTGTGGGGCTGTGCCTCAGCTCCGGGCCAGGCGGTTAAATACCAGACACTCCCTTTGAATAcccagcccaggggctgctggCAGGCGCTGGCTCCGCTGGGGCATGCCAGGCACTGCTGGAGACGTCACAGCCCTGCCGCCACCGGGGCCTAGCCCCATGGACCAAGCGGGCGAGGGGGCCGGGACgtggggggcagagccaggcgGGTCTCCCAGGGCCTCCTGCAGCAAAGCTGGGCGCTGGGTCATGGCCCCCATGGCCTGTCCATCCCTCAGGCCATGGCAGAGCCTGGAACAGCTCCCCCCCAATTCCCTCCGCCCGCAGGGGGTGTCTGGACTGGGGCTttttcccccccaacccctcaaGACTCAAATCTCCACAGCCCCTTTGTCACCTGCAGGGTTCAGCTAGTTtcaaatccccccacccccaccccgtagCACACACCCGCTgcaggctgggccaggccggCAAACAAACTCTGGCAGAATaacagcagctggggctggggggcgggggacagcCGGGACCAAAGGGCGAGCCAGGCTGGGATCCTGTTCTGTATAGAATGGCCTGGAGGGATTCATGGTGTGGctgcgaattctcccaggagCCAGGGCCTGATGCAGAGATGGGGACGGGTCACTTGGGCTGGCAAGGACAAAGGATGCAGAGAACAGCTGCATTGGGAATGACACCTGCTCCCTCTCCCAGGTGCCCTatttacctccccaccccacccctgtcaTGCTGctagggcagggactctcttacTGCGGGTTTGTGCAGCGCCCGACacaacggggccccgatctcggccggggtctgggcagcacccggcacgacggggccccaatctcggccagggtctgggcagcgcccggcacgatggggccccgatctcggccagggtctgggcagcgcccggcacaacagggccccgatctcggccagggtctgggcagcacccagcacgatggggccctgctctcggccggggtctgggcagtgcccagtataacggggccctgatctcggccagggtctgggcagcgcccggcatgatggggccccgatctcggccagggtct
The sequence above is a segment of the Gopherus evgoodei ecotype Sinaloan lineage unplaced genomic scaffold, rGopEvg1_v1.p scaffold_40_arrow_ctg1, whole genome shotgun sequence genome. Coding sequences within it:
- the S1PR5 gene encoding sphingosine 1-phosphate receptor 5; its protein translation is MELITAESPARLVRLYREYHNNELISLHYNYTGKLQASGKYKGGLKADAVAFLAVCALIVLENLVVLLAIWRNKKFHSPMFYLLGNLTLSDLLAGLAYTANIAMSGATTLQLTPLLWFLREAGVFITLAASVFSLLAIAVERHITMSRRKPHHSDKKARMFLLVGATWAASVLLGLLPILGWNCLDRLDNCSTVLPLFSKSYILFCITVFLAILVSITVLYARVFRMVKGSSPRLGTLRKGMLKRSQKYMALLKTVTIVVGTFVACWLPLFLLLLLDVWCEVQAQACRVLYKADYFLGLAMINSLLNPIIYTLTSKDLRRAILKLLCCLLVRPAEDSPAQRFGIPILECSTSKSERSSHRPEGIDTSLSTGNGTPTPIKVPVPSAEC